The genomic window AGCCCGTGGCGAGAAGCGCGCCCGCGGCGGTGGGTTCGGCGTTGACGACGAGCCTTCGGTCTCCGAGGCGCGCGCCCTCGCCGCGCACTGCGTGGAAGAGCTCCCCCGACGCCGGGTTGAACACCACGCCCGCGACGGCCTCCCATTCGGCGGGGGTGGGCTCGCCGATCACGGCGGCGATGCTCACCGCGTACGACGGAATGCCGTAGGCGTAGTTGACCGTGCCGTCGATGGGGTCGACGACCCAGGTGACGTCGCTGGTGCCGCGCTCCGCGCCGCTCTCCTCGCCGAGGAACCCGTCGTCCGGCCGCTCGACCGCGAGACGCCCGCGGATGAGCGCCTCGACCTCGCGATCGGCGTCGGTCACGATGTCGGCGAGCGCCGACTTGGTCGCGGCGACCGCCACGCCTTCGGTGCGGCGGACCCGGGCGAGCTCACCGGCCTCGCGGGCGATGTCGATGGCGAGCGCGCCGAGGTCGTGTGCGAGAGCCATGGGTCCACGGTAGCGGTCGGGCATCGACGGCGGGATGCGGCATCCGCTCGCGTCCTCGTGGATACCGCGCGGCCCCGGCCGGTGCGCGGCTAGCGTGGGGGGATGGCCAGCGCCGTCCCCGCCCACACCCATGATGTCGTCATCGTCGGAGGGGGCCACAACGCCCTCGTCGCCTCCGCCTACCTCGCACGCGCCGGCCACTCGGTCGTGGTTCTCGAACGACTCGACCATGTCGGCGGCGCCGCGGTGTCCGAGCGACCGTGGGCGGGCGTGGACGCGCGCCTGTCCAGGTACTCGTACCTCGTGAGCCTCCTGCCCCGACGGGTCATCGACGACCTGGGCCTCGACATCGCGCTGATGCGGCGGCGGTACTCCTCATACACGCCCGATCCGTCCGACCCTTCGCGCGGCATCCTCGTCGACACCGCGGATGCCTCCGCCACCGCCGCCTCGTTCGGCCGCGTCACCGGTGGCACTGCCGAGGCCGGCCGCTTCGCCGCGTTCTACGACCGCATCTCACCCGTCGCCAGACACCTGTTCCCGACGGTCACCGAACCGCTGCACCGGCGCGGCGCGGTGCGCAGGGGCCTCGGCGACGACGCACTGTGGGAGGACCTGGTGGAACGGCCGCTCGGCGAGGTGCTGCGAGCGTCGCTCGACTCCGACATCGCGCGGGGCATCGCGCTCACCGACGGGCTGATCGGCACGTTCTCCTCGGCCGACGACGAGAGTCTTCGGCAGAACCGCTGCTTCCTGTACCACGTGATCGGCGGCGGCACGGGCGACTGGGACGTGCCGGTCGGCGGCATGGGGCGCGTGAGCGGCGAGCTCGAGCGCGCCGCGCGCGCGGCCGGAGCCGACATGCGCACGAGGGCGGAGGTGACGGCGATCAGCCCCGAGGGCGAGGTCGAGGTCGTCTTCGGCGACGGACGCCCCGAGACGCTGCGCGGGCGCGTCGTGCTCAGCGGCGTCGGGCCGACTGTCCTCGCGGGTCTGCTCGGCGGCGCGAGCGCTCCTCCGCCCGCTCCCGAGGGCGCCCAGGTGAAGGTGAACATGCTGCTGCGGCGACTCCCCCGGCTTCGCGACACCGCGGTGGCTCCCGAGGCGGCGTTCGCCGGGACGTTCCATATCAACGAGACGATGACGCAGCTCGACGACGCCTACCGCACCGCGTCGGGCGGAGGCATCCCGGATCCGCTCCCGGCCGAGATCTACTGCCACTCGCTGACGGATCCTTCGATCCTCGGTCCCGAGCTGCGGGCCTCGGGCGCCCAGACCCTGACCCTGTTCGGCCTGCAGGTGCCGCATCGGCTCGTCGCAGGGGTGGATCGGGATGCCGCGCGCGCGGCCCTGCTCGCCGCCGCCCGGGCCTCGCTCGACTCGGTGCTCGCGGAGCCCATCGCCGACATCGTGTTCCAGGCGCCGGACGGGTCGCCGTGCATCGAGGCGCGGACCACCGCCGATCTCGAGGAGTCGCTCGGCATGGTCGGCGGCGACATCTTCCACGGGCTGCTGTCGTGGCCGTGGGCGAGCGACGACGAGCCGCTCAAGACTCCCGCCCAGCGCTGGGGCGTTTCGACGGACCACGATCGCGTCCTGCTGTGCGGCTCAGGCGCCCGGCGCGGTGGTGCGGTGAGCGGGATCGGCGGGCACAACGCCGCGATGGCGGCCCTCGAGATGCTGCGGGTCTGACCGGAGCCGATTACAGCCGGTGCGGAAGCGGCGGCGGGGGCGGAAAACCTTCGTACCCGGTTCCCGGAGCAGGCGGCGCAACCGGCGCCGGCGCCGGTTCGGGCGCTCCGAAGACGTGCGCACCCGGGGTCGGGTAACCCGTGTAGTAGGCGTTCCAGTCGGGCGAGCCGTCGGGCAGCATCGGCAGCGGCGTGATGCCGTCGACGTAGTTCGGCCACGGCAGGAGCTCCTGCGGAGCACGGTCGGCGGGGGATGCGGCGAGCTGGGGCTGCGCGACGGCGGGGGCCGTCCCGTACGGCGGGTAGGCGGCGGTGCGGGGCTTCTTCGGCGCGAAGAGCACGTTCACCAACGGGATCAGAGCCGTGCCGACCGCCGCGAGGATCGCGACAGCGACGACGACGCGCCAGTAGATGTCGGGGAACCACAGATACTCGCTGAGCATGAGCGGGAGGATCAGCAGCGCGGCGAGCGAGACGACGAGGACGATCGTGATGATGGCCACGGTGCGGGTGAAGGCGGTGTCGTACCGCTGGAACGCCTTCAGGTAGAGGCGCACGTGCAGCAGGGCGAGCTGGAGGATGAGCACGATGAAGAGGAACTGGATGAATCGCGAGTAACCGCCCCACGAATAGCGCTCCGGCAGCCAGATCATCACGGCGCCGATGAGCAGCGTGGCGATCCACACACCCATGCTCGCGAGCGCGAACCATGCGGGTCGACGAGGCGCGAGATGCGCATCGAGGATCGTCGCGCCGGCGAAGGCGACCAGGAGCAGGATCGTCAGGAACGCGCGCCCCACGATGCCGTTCTGCTCGCCGAGGAGCACCCAGATCACGCACACGATCGCCGCCGCGATGAGTGCGCCGATGGCGACCCAGATGGCGGCGCGCAGCAGGGACGAGGTCGGGGCGTCCGCCGGCTGCGGGTGAGTCGCGGCGTGGTGATCGGGCACGGTCATGGCGGTCCTCCTTGTCGCGGGCTCGACGCCTGCACGCCCATCCTGGCATGCACCGCGACCTCGCCGTGAGAGCCGGGTCCTTCGCCGGGCGCCGGTCGTCGGACGAGCGCCTGTGGAGGAGCGGATGCCTCAGCCGATCACGCGTCCGAGGCCCCCGACGAGAAGCCCGGCGAAACGGAAGAAGCGCCCCACAAGGGGGCGCTTCGTTCTGTGGCGAGTGAGGGATTCGAACCCCCGAATGCTGAGCAGTCTGATTTACAGTCAGATCCCTTTGGCCGCTTGGGTAACTCGCCAGACGCACCCGTCCGACTTTTCCAGACGACCGGAGGCGCGATGCACAATCATACGCTGTCTCGCGGCGCGTTCGAAATCCACGCCACGAGGCCGTCGCTAGGTGCCGATCCGGTCGAGATCGAGAGCCTCGAGAGCCGCGGGCGTGCGCAGCAGCGCACCCTCGAACCGGCAGGTCGCGGCCGCGACATCCATCGCTGCGCGGAGCACCTCGGCCCACTCGTCCTCGCCCGACGGCTCCCGATCGAGCACGGCC from Microbacterium sulfonylureivorans includes these protein-coding regions:
- a CDS encoding inositol monophosphatase family protein, with amino-acid sequence MALAHDLGALAIDIAREAGELARVRRTEGVAVAATKSALADIVTDADREVEALIRGRLAVERPDDGFLGEESGAERGTSDVTWVVDPIDGTVNYAYGIPSYAVSIAAVIGEPTPAEWEAVAGVVFNPASGELFHAVRGEGARLGDRRLVVNAEPTAAGALLATGFGYDPATHAGDLARVARVMPLARDIRRAGAASLDFAFVAAGRLDGYFERGLQPWDHAAGALLVTEAGGLVGGAGDGGTVSSDLAVASGPMLFERLLTAAS
- a CDS encoding phytoene desaturase family protein, which gives rise to MASAVPAHTHDVVIVGGGHNALVASAYLARAGHSVVVLERLDHVGGAAVSERPWAGVDARLSRYSYLVSLLPRRVIDDLGLDIALMRRRYSSYTPDPSDPSRGILVDTADASATAASFGRVTGGTAEAGRFAAFYDRISPVARHLFPTVTEPLHRRGAVRRGLGDDALWEDLVERPLGEVLRASLDSDIARGIALTDGLIGTFSSADDESLRQNRCFLYHVIGGGTGDWDVPVGGMGRVSGELERAARAAGADMRTRAEVTAISPEGEVEVVFGDGRPETLRGRVVLSGVGPTVLAGLLGGASAPPPAPEGAQVKVNMLLRRLPRLRDTAVAPEAAFAGTFHINETMTQLDDAYRTASGGGIPDPLPAEIYCHSLTDPSILGPELRASGAQTLTLFGLQVPHRLVAGVDRDAARAALLAAARASLDSVLAEPIADIVFQAPDGSPCIEARTTADLEESLGMVGGDIFHGLLSWPWASDDEPLKTPAQRWGVSTDHDRVLLCGSGARRGGAVSGIGGHNAAMAALEMLRV